One Channa argus isolate prfri chromosome 17, Channa argus male v1.0, whole genome shotgun sequence genomic window, CAGTCCGACACAGTGGCTCTCCCAGGaaatctacttttacaatgttagaatttctcagtttttaagttaaaactttcagaaaggttgtttaataaactgtttattattaaggtcaaagtgggtagtggagctGTACTGCAgtgccaccctatttaaaatgaaggagtcagccaaaacattaatataaGAACCACCTTGTCTTATattgcactccagtacgactccactaaccactttgacctcagcaTGTAGTAGACATAACTGAAATTCCTAAATGTACAGCCTTGTCAAGACAGTGacaaacactgcattttctTGTTCCTCAACAAAACTTTGCAGGACATTCCTACAGAGCTTTTTGTCATCTTCCAGATCTTTGGGTGAGATGTTCTGCTGTACTATATGTCAAAGGGCCGTGTCTACACCCATGAGACCATCATTCTATATAATTGTTATAAGTGTTAGAAGTTAGggatattttaatgtgtgaatGGCATGCTGAAGTTTATGCCATCCACATACAACTTCTATCCAAACTAAAAGCAAAGGACACAAGTTGAAAACTGGTAAAGTCGCCCTTTCATTTCAGTTCTTTGTAATGCCAAGGCAGCAGTGGGACTTATGTTTctaaattgatttaaattgtaCTGAGTTAGTTACATACACAGCATAGTTGCAGACAAATATATAGACACGGACATACCCTGGGTTATGTCTTGCAGGCATCAGACTGCTGCAGTTATGACGTGCAAATAAAGACAGATGCGGCtcaaattttattcacatttatttttgcttttagtgTGCTCACAGAAAATTAGAACACCTTAAGCAGAGGAGTTTAATAGCATTTTGTAAGCAAAGTTACATTCCACCTCTAAGTCAAATTGGTCAAAGCTTCAGTATTTACAAAagagtaaagagagagagacgagatgctacacaaacatttgcatctgATAGATTCCTTAAGTTTTGTCAAAGACCACTGAAAAAAGAATTGCCTGCTGGAATCCAAAAAACATACCACAGTATATAAACAGGTAACCATTCCACTTATCACAGCTTGGTGTTTGAGTTCAGAGTTGCTCCCAAAGGTCTTTCAggatgactgtgtgtgtttgtgttatctTACAAAAATGAGCGGGTGAAAAATAGACCTGCAAACTTTGTGTGCTTCTTCAGAtcaaggttttgttttgtacaatAATCACAGTTAAAAACACCCCGCCTATacatacttacatttttttattaaggtCATTTAaccaacaataaacaataaagccTATACAAGTTTTCTGTCTACTGAATCACTGACTGGTACAGCTAATGAGAAGTGAAACGCTCCTATGACGTCCTACAAACCTAACTCTGGGATTTTTCTGTCGTCTTATTGTAAAAATGACTTAGTGTTGTAATccacatggtgtgtgtgtttttctgtatagATATTGGTCTCATAGTTTTTAAGACTACTCTTCATATAGCCTGTGGCCCAGACCCCTCCCCTGATGCTCAAGCCCACCCAGTTACAGGTTAGCTCAGCTCCCCATCTCCTTCCTACCAAgggcatgtgtttttttgtttactttttgtataaaaatgtaaaaaaaaaattaatactgATGAAAACGATATGGCAGAGTGTGGATGTATTTAATCTGTCGTACATATGGAAGCCACCCAGCATTCTAGCCTGTGGATGGACTGATGGGTTTTGTGTAAGGGGTGGGGGAAGTTGGGGAATGgaaaccaaaactaaaaaaatgaagaaaagcttTAAAGTATCCCTGGTTGTAGATAAGTTCTTCAAAACCAAGACGTCACATGGCGTCACTCCAGCGTACAAACAGGGAAATGTTCTTttgattatcttttttttttcctcctttataACATTTTCCCCCCCCATCCTCTGAACTTATTCTGCAGCCTCTGCAGCTGGAGCCTCTGTTGACGCTGCTTCCTGTAAGGCTGGGGTGGTCTCCTCTGTTTTGGGGGCCTCCTCCGCTGCAGGCATCTCTGGCTCTTCCTCAGCCTTTGGCTCTTCTGCGGGCACAGACTCCTTTGCCTCCTCTGTAGGTTTCTCTGCTGGTGCATCATCTGCCGCTGCCTCCTCTGGTTTGGCTTCTACCTCCTCCTTGGTTTGCTCTACATCAGGTGCAGCCTTCCCCTCGGCAGACTTGGCCTCCTCACTAGCAGCAGGTGCTTCTTCTGTGTCCTCAGCTTTGTTGGCCTCCTCTGTGGATGCTGTTGCAGCCGCCCCCTCGGTTTCAGCGCCGTCTCCTGTCTCCTTCTTGGTCTTCTTGAAAGAAAAGCCGCTGAGCTTAAACGATTTCTTAAAGGAgaacttctttttcttcttcttgggGGTCTCGTTGCTGGTGGAAGGTGTTGTGCCATCATCTGCCTTCGCTCCCTCTCCCTCAGCAGGAGCAGCTGcctctaccttctctccatctgcaGCTTCCTTCTCAGCAGGGGCAGCCTCTGCCTTCTCAGCCTCCTCTTTGGGGGTCTCGTCGGCCGTGGCGCTGCCATTAGCCTGCACTTCCTCTTTGCCGTtttcagctgctgcaggagAAGCATCCCCATTCACTTTAACATGGCCATTTTCCTGGAAAGAGAAACAGTCGTTGTTAGTGCCATGGTGCAAGACTCAGAGTAGAGAGCGCCACTGGTGGACACCAGGGGCAGCAGGCACCATCAGatcaaaagacaaaagcagacTGCATCTTGGCGTGGACTCAGTTTTTACTCTAAGGCagtcactgaaataaaacttaaCATTGGTAAAACACACGCTTTGAAGGTTAGTCCAAAAATCCAACTCTTCCCTAATCTTTTCAATCGAATCCCAAACGAGCGTTAGCGCAGTGCCTTGGCTGCGTCGTTAGGGGTCGGTGCAGGACCGTTCCAACAACAGAGCGCCACAGCAAAGCAGCTGCTCATTAAAACAGCAGATGGTCATTAATGCAGCACATCACGGAGAGCAGAGTTCACATGCATTTCCTCATATAAAATAGACTATCTTTGAGTATTAAAGCTCGGCGATGTTCTGAATTGTTTTCCCCCTGAATCCAAACACTAATCAGGAACgaccccctcctcctcaccGACTGTGGAGCGTACCACTGGCTCTGagcctctgtctctcctcctgtATGATAGCAGGCTGCCATCTCCACTTTCTAGTCGAGCATCTGTAACAAAAGGCGTGGTGCTCCGAGCGCCCAGCGCCTTTGTGTGTGTCGTGCGTTGCTGTCTTAATTAAAAGATCCAAATTACGACTAAAAGACTATTTATTCAAAACTAAAACTGGTCATAACAATTCTATAATGTTTTACGTAtgaatttcttcattttttaaaattctgatgCTGTATTGATCTATAAACAAAATACTCATCCAAACCAACTGATCCTtcgtaaaaataaacaataaataaaaagccctTTTAGCAAATCTACCGTGATCATAAGATCTATATAACATGAAAAACTAATGTAATAAATCTAAATGATATAAATCCATCAACTGTTGCTCATGAAGTATAATCTACTGTGATTAGAAAATGAATCTTGATGTTTTAGTTTAAACTCTTACAGTGGGTCTCCATTCAATCTGTCCACAATTACGCGCCGATTGCGCCTTCGGAGCGCAGCCCCCTCCATAACGACCAGACCCCCCACTGCCCCCCCATCCCGATGGATGTAAAGAgatggatgtaaaaaaaatatttacctgCCCATTGGTTTTGGTGGGTGAAGCAGCTGCCTCTCCGGGCTTTTCAGCCGCGGTATCAGCTTTTCCAGTTGTCTTGGACAATTGCGCTCCCATGctttttgcaaagaagaaataaacaaagaaactcaGCCGAtccaaaagggaaaaaaacgaACAAAGACCCACAAGCCTCTTTGTTAAAAAGCAATGCTCTTCTGgtgctgtctttctctctgtctgcacaAAGAAAAAGTTCCCAAGGAAACTGTAAAGTCCACTTAGAGTGAGGAGGATTTTTCGCAAAGGCAGGAAAAAGATGGCAGGTGATTAGAAGTAATAAAATCCCAGATTGGTGGCCGTGTCGCTGTAGACAGGCTGCAAAATGGAGAAATGTCCCCTGTTGCTAATAAGATGCGGAGTCCAACGCCCAAGTGCAGAGATGAATGGGTGCTCCGAGTGGTGACGGCACTGCATTGAGTTTCAACCAATCAGAGGCCTTATCTCACAGAATGGGCGGGGTTTGGGAAGGGAGTGAACAAAAGGTTGTAGCTGCGTTTAAGGTACGTAAGAATTATGAGATTTCAATTGGCaacatttaacttttaagtATCTTATGGCTTTCATCAGACTAATCTAATTAGTATCAGTCTCCACACCACAATGAAAAGATAAAGGATTAAACAAAGAGCAGTTGATTAGTCCAGTTGGAAGCTCAAATCAGCCAGTTGTTTAAATCTGCCACAAAAAGCAGTGGTGCTCTGAGATCATGtgttaacaaacacaaatgttagtttttgACCCTGCTCACATCCTAGTTCCAGTTTCAGTTCTTCTGGATGGAGTTACAGGCTCCACAGATACCTGCACTGAATCACAACACTAATCTGGAAATTAAGTCATCTCACTGGTCTTCTTTCTTCTCAGTTGGAAACTACTTAACAGTAACGCTCATTTATTGAGGCCTGCATCATAACATGTAACGGCAGGGTTTCACCACAGGACTTAAACTAAACCTTAACCTGGATCTTTCCATTACCTGAACTTGTAGGGTACATTTTATCAGCTCAGGTTTGCTTTTCTCTGAGTTTTCCATATACCCTtgtcttttaatgtttgatAGGACACAGCTTGACCTTTAACCAGTCACAACCCCTTTGGGCAGCTGTAGCTTGGTGGAGAGAGCACTAGTCCACAAACCTCAAGATCCGTAGTTTCATTCCCAGTTCCCGGGCTACGTGTCTAAATCTCCTTGGGGACTGTGGTACAGGAgctagagcagttgtccaccaatccccccccagttgctggttcgatccccgcctCCTTTGgtcacacgtcaaagtgtccttgagcaagacactgaaccccagcttagttgctcctggtgagtgttagccagctacatagcagctgcCCCACCAGTGTGggggtgtgggggtgtgtgtgtgatagtgtgATAgtatgaatggatgaatgagaagaagtgtaaagcgctttgagtgttaataggtagaaaagtgcagaccatttaccatttccttGGGTAggacactgaaccacaagttGCCCCTGGTGCATGCTACTTCATTGTAAGAATCTTGGGATTAAACCATCTGGTAACTTACTAATTGTAACTGTACGCTACAGCCCCACAGAcaccattttgttgttgttgttttttttggcctCATCCAGACTTGGGTTGGATCATTAGTTGTAAGTGAACCCATAGATACAAAGACATGCATAGTTTACAGGTAAACCGAAAATGAAGTGTTCTACCACATATATAACATACAGATCAAACATTGACATCTGTGACGTTTGACAACGcttttcaaagtcaaagtcatCTGAAGGTTATCTTGAGCTTTATTTTCGATTGGCTTTTATTTGTAGAGATTTTTTGTGTGCCTTGAATGTAGCATGGTTGCATAAATTGGAGGCCACATTTTTGctataaaataaactgttgtaCTTATC contains:
- the marcksa gene encoding myristoylated alanine-rich protein kinase C substrate a — encoded protein: MGAQLSKTTGKADTAAEKPGEAAASPTKTNGQENGHVKVNGDASPAAAENGKEEVQANGSATADETPKEEAEKAEAAPAEKEAADGEKVEAAAPAEGEGAKADDGTTPSTSNETPKKKKKKFSFKKSFKLSGFSFKKTKKETGDGAETEGAAATASTEEANKAEDTEEAPAASEEAKSAEGKAAPDVEQTKEEVEAKPEEAAADDAPAEKPTEEAKESVPAEEPKAEEEPEMPAAEEAPKTEETTPALQEAASTEAPAAEAAE